The Candidatus Methanoperedens sp. genome has a segment encoding these proteins:
- a CDS encoding HEAT repeat domain-containing protein: MAEQKQNISRYVEQLANRETLNAAWAELQKAGDDALPHIRAGLSHSEWRVRQWCAMFLDHNWDVESLQRLVLTLHDPKLKVRKAAVHSLGCDRCKNGENPIDAVPLLAERLREDKSIKVRRTAALTLAIQKPQRRIAKIFRCILRDETDPKLRTWATWGLKRYAESQTAAAAEQP; the protein is encoded by the coding sequence ATGGCAGAGCAAAAACAGAATATTTCGCGATACGTCGAACAGCTTGCCAACCGCGAGACGCTGAATGCCGCGTGGGCCGAGTTGCAGAAAGCTGGCGACGATGCGCTGCCGCACATCCGCGCCGGCCTGTCGCATTCCGAGTGGCGTGTCAGACAGTGGTGCGCGATGTTTCTCGACCACAATTGGGACGTCGAATCGCTTCAGCGCCTGGTGCTGACGCTGCACGATCCGAAGCTGAAGGTTCGCAAGGCGGCGGTGCATTCGCTCGGCTGCGACCGATGCAAGAACGGTGAGAATCCGATCGACGCGGTGCCGTTGCTTGCCGAAAGGCTGCGCGAGGACAAGAGCATCAAGGTGCGCCGTACCGCGGCGCTGACGCTGGCGATTCAAAAGCCGCAGCGGCGCATCGCCAAGATATTCCGCTGCATCCTGCGCGACGAGACCGATCCGAAGCTGCGGACGTGGGCGACTTGGGGGCTCAAGCGCTACGCGGAGTCGCAGACCGCGGCGGCTGCCGAGCAACCATAG
- a CDS encoding epoxide hydrolase, with protein sequence MADGKAVPFRIEVPDAVIADVRERLARTRFPDEVPDTGWEYGANLAYVKELVEYWRTKYDWRANEREINRFAHFKASVDGLGVHFIHEKGKGPNPKPLLLIHGWPGSIYEFMKIIPMLTDPAAHGGDAKDSFTVIAPSLPGYGFSDHARARAMNIQAMADIFHKLMTQVLGYNRYAVQGGDWGAAITSRIGEVHAASVYGIHLNMIAVGPAEGRNAPELTPEEKVFLADLEKFRTHETGYQWIQGTKPQTLAYGLNDSPAGLCAWIVEKFRTWSDCGGD encoded by the coding sequence ATGGCAGATGGAAAGGCGGTTCCGTTTCGTATCGAAGTGCCCGACGCGGTGATTGCCGACGTCAGGGAGCGGCTGGCGCGGACGCGGTTTCCCGACGAGGTGCCCGATACTGGGTGGGAGTATGGGGCCAATCTCGCCTACGTAAAGGAACTGGTTGAGTACTGGAGGACAAAATACGACTGGCGCGCCAACGAGCGTGAGATCAACCGCTTCGCGCACTTCAAGGCAAGTGTCGACGGGCTGGGCGTTCATTTCATCCACGAGAAAGGCAAGGGACCGAATCCCAAGCCGCTGCTGCTGATTCACGGATGGCCAGGATCGATTTACGAGTTCATGAAGATTATCCCGATGCTCACCGATCCGGCGGCGCACGGCGGCGACGCGAAAGATTCGTTCACCGTGATCGCGCCGTCGCTTCCGGGCTATGGATTTTCAGATCACGCGCGTGCCCGTGCGATGAATATCCAGGCGATGGCCGATATTTTTCACAAGCTGATGACGCAGGTGCTCGGCTACAATCGTTATGCGGTGCAGGGCGGGGACTGGGGCGCGGCGATAACGTCGCGAATCGGCGAGGTGCACGCCGCGAGCGTGTACGGGATTCATCTCAACATGATTGCGGTGGGCCCGGCCGAGGGCCGCAATGCTCCCGAGCTAACGCCAGAAGAGAAAGTTTTCCTGGCTGACTTGGAAAAATTCCGCACCCATGAGACCGGCTACCAGTGGATTCAGGGCACCAAGCCGCAGACGCTGGCATACGGATTGAACGACTCGCCGGCCGGACTGTGTGCGTGGATCGTCGAGAAGTTCCGCACCTGGAGCGATTGCGGCGGCGATG